The nucleotide window GTAGAGGACGTAGTCCGGAATACGTTAAGACAGTTGTCTCAACATATAATAAGGCATTGTCTCTTATTAATAACAATAGTTTTGATAGAATCAGCATTCAAAAACTTAACGAAGATCTTTCCTCCGTTTATAATCGCGGTTACTGGACAGGTCATTATCTTTCAGAATTTGTTTCCGATTGGAATACAGATGTTTCTGGTTCAAAATCTAAAGTGATAAAAGAATATATTGGAGATGTTACAAATTATTTTAGAAAAAATAGTGTTGTCGAAATTTTTGTTAATAATAGCCAAATTGTTAATAATGATAAATTATTAATTATTGGAAATAAAACAGGTGTTGTTGAATTAAAAATAGCTGAAATTTGGTTTGAAAATTCAATCATTTTAAAAGCTGAAAAAGGAAATAAAATAACATTAAAATGTAATGAAATTGTACGCAAAAATGATAAGGTTTATAAAATTGTTTCCAGAAATTAATTTGTAATATTTATTTCCTCAATGTATTCCCAGTTTTCCTTAATATTAAAATCCTTTTTTACTATTTTAAATAATTCGGGTTTTTTTAATGATTTCAAGTCTCCTGTGTCCCATTTTCCATTTCTATTTTCATCAATAAAATAAAAAATATCATAAGTTCCGGGATTAATATTACTAATTGTTATATCAATGCTAACATTTGTCAATTTTATTTTTTCTTTTGTCTGTTTATTTTTTATTTCCAAAATCACATTTTTATTTGTCGGATTTTGTAATAATAGTTTTAATAATCCAAAATCCTCACTATTTTTTGTTTTAATATCAACATTTGTTGATTCTATTGCATCCTCACAAAAGATTATTGAATTCTTTTCTAAAACTATTTTATATTCAGTTCCGTTATTAAGGTTGCTTATTGTTAATTTTTCAGGATCAGTATTAGTAAAATTTATTTTATATTCTTCTGCAATTTTTCCAGCAGCATTTATTTTAATTAAGCTATCGCTAATTTCTTTGATTGGTTTAGTAAAATATATTTCAATCTCATTTATTAATGGTTTTATTTCCGAGATTAGTTTTTTATTGATTGATTCTTTTGATCTTATCTTTCTTTGATCAATGATTATTGTGTCTTTTTTAGTATCATATTCAAATACAAAATTCAATTTATTTAGTCTATCAATCTGTTCGCAAATCCAACAATTAAATGAATCAGACAATTTATTATCACAAATTACTTGAAATTCTCTTGTAAAAAGAGAATCAAAAATTTTGTAATTCCTTAATATTACTGGAGAAGTAAATTTTAAGTAAAATTTATTTTTTGTTTTAACATAATAATCATTAAGCCTGATTTCTTCCTGATTCCTGAATAAATTCAATTCTATGTATTCAGAATGATTATTCGGTTTATCTGAACTGACGAAATCAAATCTTTCATCATTATCTACTATTTGGTTTTTATTCTTGTCATCTAATGCCAAAATAAAATTGTAATCATTAGAAATATTGTATAAATTAAACTTTCCGTTTTTTTCGCTTACGGTTAATCCAACAATGTTTTCCTTCTTTATTTTTCCATTGAAACCATCCGACAAATTTTCTTTTAATAAATATATATAAACATTTTCTAAAGGAACTTTTTCAATATAATCATATACCGTTCCTTCTATTTTATTAGAATCAATATTTTGACTTTTTGAAAAAACATATTTAAAGCCTGATAGAGTGTTTCCTTCGTTAATATCTTTAATATTATTCAAAAAATTTATGGTATATGTTTGAATTTCATTTAAAGAATCAAGAGAAGGAAACTTTATTAATATCTTATCATTTTTTACTAAAAACTTGGTGTTTTGAACAGGTGGTGAAATAATTACATCATTAGGATTTGCTATTTCAATTTTTTCACTCATTATTAATTTTATTGTTGTAGAAGAAAAATTAGTTGCACGGTTTTCCGGTATACATTTAATCACCTTTGGTGGTTCAGTATCTTTTGGGCCACCTTCAGGGGATCTCTGAACAGCACAATTTGAAAGAATTATTGCTGTCAGAAAAATAAATAAAAAATTTTTCATATTATCTTCCTAAATGAACTAAAATAATAGATATATCGCTCGGAGACACTCCACTTATTCTCAAGGCTTGCCCAATCGACTTTGGTTTGATTTTATTAAGTTTTTCAACAGCTTCACTTGAAAGTGAATTTATTTTTTCATATTTTATGTTATCTGGAATTTTAATTTCTTCCATTTTATTCATTTTTTTTACTAATTCTTCTTCCTTTTCTATATAGGATTTGTATTTTGCTTGAATTTCAAATTCTTTTATTGAATCATTTTTAAAATTTTCTAAAAATGTCGAAATTTCATTAATTTCTCTTAAATCTTCAATTGATATTTCTGGTCTTAAAAGAATATTTATCCATTTTGTACTCTGTGTTATTGTTTTTGTCCCTTTTTTAATCAGAACTTTATTTACTATTTCTGGATCACAAGACTGAGAGACAAAAAATGTGTTAATTTTTTCAATTTCATTAATTTTGTTGCTAATTTTTTCAATTCTTTCTTTCCCAATCAATCCTATATTGTATGACAGGGGTGTTAATCTGATGTCTGCATTGTCTTGCCTTAACAATATTCTATATTCAGCCCTTGACGTAAACATTCTGTATGGTTCATCAGTTCCTTTTGTAATTAAATCATCTATTAATACTCCAATATAAGCATCAGATCTTTTTAAAATAAAGGATTGTTTATTATTAATTTTTAAATGTGCGTTTATACCTGCTATTATTCCCTGTGCTGCTGCCTCTTCATAACCAGTAGTTCCATTTATTTGACCGGCAAAAAATAAATTTTCAACTTTTTTTGACTCTAATGAGTGTGATAATTGTGTGGGATCGAAATAATCATATTCAATGGCATAGCCTGGCCTGAATATTTTCACTTTTTCAAGTCCTCTTATTTTTTTTAAAGCTTTATACTGTATTTCCAGTGGTAAGGATGAAGAAAAACCGTTTAAATAAAATTCAATAGTATTCCAACCTTCAGGTTCCAAAAAAAGTTGATGTCTATCCCTATTTGAAAATCTTTTAATCTTGTCTTCTATAGATGGGCAATATCTAGGACCAATTCCTTTTATCACTTCATTAAATAATGGTGAAAACTTAAAACCACTTTCCAATATTTCATGAACTTCAGAATTTGTATATGTAATATAACAAGGTAATTGATTTTTTATGGGCTCAGTAAAATCAGAAAAAGAGAATTTTTCTGGAAATTCATCACCATTTTGAATTTCCATTTTTTTAAAATTTACACTCCTTCCGTCTATTCTTACCGGTGTTCCGGTCTTCATTCTTCCAAATTCAATTCCATATCTTGAAATTTTTTCTGTAAAACTATTTACAGATTTTTCTCCTAATCTACCTCCACTTAAAATTGTATTGCCAATAAATATTTTACCGTTTAAAAAAGTTCCTGTTGTTAATACAATTGCTTTTGAATAGAAAATTTTTCCCATTGAAGTAATAACACTCTTTACTTTATCATTTTTTACAACTATATCAACAACAGAATCTTGCCAGAAATAAATATTTTTATTTTCTTCAAGATTTTTTCTCCAAATCTGACTAAACAACAGTCTATCATTCTGTGTACGAGGACTCCACATAGCAGGTCCTTTAGATTTGTTTAGCATTCTAAATTGAATAGTAGATAAATCTGAAACTATACCTGAATAACCTCCCAATGCATCTATTTCACGAATAATTTGTCCTTTTGCAATTCCTCCCATGGAAGGATTACAAGACATTTGAGCAAAGTTTTGCATATTAAGAGTAAT belongs to Sphingobacteriales bacterium and includes:
- a CDS encoding DUF2141 domain-containing protein — encoded protein: MKNFLFIFLTAIILSNCAVQRSPEGGPKDTEPPKVIKCIPENRATNFSSTTIKLIMSEKIEIANPNDVIISPPVQNTKFLVKNDKILIKFPSLDSLNEIQTYTINFLNNIKDINEGNTLSGFKYVFSKSQNIDSNKIEGTVYDYIEKVPLENVYIYLLKENLSDGFNGKIKKENIVGLTVSEKNGKFNLYNISNDYNFILALDDKNKNQIVDNDERFDFVSSDKPNNHSEYIELNLFRNQEEIRLNDYYVKTKNKFYLKFTSPVILRNYKIFDSLFTREFQVICDNKLSDSFNCWICEQIDRLNKLNFVFEYDTKKDTIIIDQRKIRSKESINKKLISEIKPLINEIEIYFTKPIKEISDSLIKINAAGKIAEEYKINFTNTDPEKLTISNLNNGTEYKIVLEKNSIIFCEDAIESTNVDIKTKNSEDFGLLKLLLQNPTNKNVILEIKNKQTKEKIKLTNVSIDITISNINPGTYDIFYFIDENRNGKWDTGDLKSLKKPELFKIVKKDFNIKENWEYIEEINITN
- the mnmG gene encoding tRNA uridine-5-carboxymethylaminomethyl(34) synthesis enzyme MnmG, with product MKNYDIIVVGGGHAGCEAAMAAANLGSKVLLITLNMQNFAQMSCNPSMGGIAKGQIIREIDALGGYSGIVSDLSTIQFRMLNKSKGPAMWSPRTQNDRLLFSQIWRKNLEENKNIYFWQDSVVDIVVKNDKVKSVITSMGKIFYSKAIVLTTGTFLNGKIFIGNTILSGGRLGEKSVNSFTEKISRYGIEFGRMKTGTPVRIDGRSVNFKKMEIQNGDEFPEKFSFSDFTEPIKNQLPCYITYTNSEVHEILESGFKFSPLFNEVIKGIGPRYCPSIEDKIKRFSNRDRHQLFLEPEGWNTIEFYLNGFSSSLPLEIQYKALKKIRGLEKVKIFRPGYAIEYDYFDPTQLSHSLESKKVENLFFAGQINGTTGYEEAAAQGIIAGINAHLKINNKQSFILKRSDAYIGVLIDDLITKGTDEPYRMFTSRAEYRILLRQDNADIRLTPLSYNIGLIGKERIEKISNKINEIEKINTFFVSQSCDPEIVNKVLIKKGTKTITQSTKWINILLRPEISIEDLREINEISTFLENFKNDSIKEFEIQAKYKSYIEKEEELVKKMNKMEEIKIPDNIKYEKINSLSSEAVEKLNKIKPKSIGQALRISGVSPSDISIILVHLGR